The following proteins are encoded in a genomic region of Toxotes jaculatrix isolate fToxJac2 chromosome 3, fToxJac2.pri, whole genome shotgun sequence:
- the LOC121179699 gene encoding neuritin-like, translated as MSSARAGGQVTIPRPPLGLKWDDMGFFMSTKIGGILAFALVFLSLTVSGDSADVKCENIYKDFSDCVLELGDSMDNYQENVTSERGVAAVCSHWEAFHTCALTALSDCQEEVSSIWETLRQDSRKMRFQGSLFDLCSPSSAPSIRSHLAVLTLPLMLITTGPSWASV; from the exons ATGAGCTCAGCGCGCGCCGGGGGGCAGGTAAC CATCCCGCGCCCTCCGCTCGGCTTGAAATGGGATGATATGGGATTTTTCATGTCGACGAAGATCGGAGGGATTCTTGCGTTTGCCTTGG TATTCCTGTCCCTCACAGTGTCAGGGGACTCAGCAGATGTGAAGTGTGAGAACATTTATAAGGACTTCTCTGACTGCGTCCTGGAGCTGGGAGACAGCATGGACAACTATCAGGAAAACGTGACCAGTGAGAGGGGAGTGGCAGCCGTGTGCAG CCACTGGGAAGCTTTCCACACATGTGCCCTCACGGCGCTATCCGACTGTCAGGAGGAAGTCAGTTCCATCTGGGAGACGCTGAGGCAGGACTCCAGGAAGATGCGCTTCCAGGGAAGTCTGTTCGACCTGTGCAGCCCCAGCTCCGCTCCAAGCATACGTTCGCATCTCGCTGTCCTCACCCTGCCACTGATGTTGATCACGACTGGGCCCAGCTGGGCCTCTGTATAG